GCTGGTGCAGATCGTCGACGGTGCCGAGGAGATGGTGCAGCTGGCGACCAACGAACACACCGTCGGCGAGCTGTTGGAGGCCGAGGGACTGGGCCTCGAGGACGAGGACTCGGTGACCCCCTCGCTGGACACCGAGCTGGAGAACGGTCTGCTCATCGAGATCACCAGGACTCGAAGCGAAGAGCACACCGAAGAACGCGAGATCCCCTTCGAGACCGAGGAGGAGGAGGACCCGGAGCTTCCGGAAGGCGAGACCGAGGTCGATCAGGAGGGCGTTCCCGGCGTCGAGCTGGTCACCTACCGCGTGGTCACCGTGAACGGCGAGGAGACCGAACGCGAGGAGATCTCGGCAGAGACGATCACCGAGCCCGAACCCGAACTCGTTCGCATCGGCACGATGGAGCCCGAGGTTCCCGATCTCGGCGACACCGAGGTCTGGGAGCGGCTGGCCCAGTGCGAGTCGACCGGCAACTGGCAGATCGTCAGCGCCAACGGCCTGTACTACGGCGGACTGCAGTTCGGCCTGCCCACCTGGAACGCCTACGGCGGCGGCGAGTACGCCACCTATCCCAACGAGGCGACCAAGGAGCAGCAGATCGCGGTGGCGATCCGGCTCCGCGACGCCAACGGCGGTCGCTACAACTCATGGCCGCACTGCGCGAGTCAGCTGGGGCTGCCGCAGTGACGTCATCCGATCGGCTCGCCGAGGTGGCCGCTGCTCGGTCTGGCGAGGTGATGTCTGCTCGGGCCGCCGAGGTGTCCTCGACTTGGCCGACCGAGGCGACAGCACGGATGCCGTAGCCTCCGCGCGTGAGCGAATCGCAGAAATCGGCCGGATCGAGCGCCCTGCTCGGTCCGGCCGATGTTCGTCGGCTGGCCGATGAACGGGACGTCCGCCTGAGGAAGAAGCTCGGACAGAACTTCGTGCACGACCCCATGGCGTCGAAGGCGGTATGGCCGCTTCGATAGGCGGCCGTACTGGTGTTCCCCTCCCGGTCGAGTCGTCCAGCTCTGCCGGAACGGTGCGATCGCTGCCCCAGCCGTACTCGCACGACGCGAACCGCGGATCACGGTGTGCCTGGTCCAGTGCGGCCGTGCGGGATCGCCGAAGAACTTCGCCGCGTGGTGACGCTATGTCAGGTGCCGAGGTGTCCGAGTGCGGGGCCGTCCGGGCTGTCGAGCCACACGCGTTGCTCGTCGGCGGTGACGGTGAGGCCGAGGCGGTCCCAAGCGGGTCGATCGTGGGCGTTCCAGATCTGAGTGGTGCGCTCGACTGCGTCCCACAGCCGGGTGGGTCCCGCCTGCGTGACCGCGTGTGGGTGGGCGTCGGTGGTATCGATCTCGGCCCATGATCCGTCGCGGGCGGACAAGCGGGCGGCGACCGGGCGGTAGTCGTCGTCGAGGAGGTAGCCGACGTCGATGGGTGTACCGAGGGCCAGGCACGTCAGAAACCAGGGGACGGGCTGTTCCCAGGCGACGGCGGAGAGGTTGGTCATGCTCCGCACAGGTGTGCCGCCTGCGCGATCGGCGGCCGGCGGTGGGTCCGGCTGGTCGGGGTGGCGCATGTCCATGAAGCACGCTCGGCCGGCGTCGAACCTGCCTTCGGAGATATCGCCCCTTTTGCGCAGCAGCACGAGGTTTCCTGCAGCGGGGTTGACCTTGATGTCGGTGAGGATCGCGCCGCCGTCGGCGAGCTGGTGGAACCACGCGGGCGGGATGTGCGACACGGCAACGGTGGAGATGATCCGGTCGAACGGCCCACGGTCGGGGATGCCGTCGATGCCGTCTCCGGTCCACAAGTGGGGCAGGTAGCCCAGCGACGCGAGTCGGCGCTGCGCGGCATCCACGTAGTCGACGTCGATGCTGGACACGTACTGGTCGCCGAGGCGGGCGCACAGGAGCGCGGTGTT
The Actinoalloteichus fjordicus DNA segment above includes these coding regions:
- a CDS encoding methyltransferase domain-containing protein → MAGRRRGRADHRPTRRPAREGDDMSVDWELLLSRLADELTTKGKLSSPRWQTAFRATPRHVFVPEYFQQDSKTGDWNKIVVDHPEAFDMVYSNVALVTDVDDGRGVSSSSMPGLMTRMLELLDVHDGLNVLEIGTGTGYNTALLCARLGDQYVSSIDVDYVDAAQRRLASLGYLPHLWTGDGIDGIPDRGPFDRIISTVAVSHIPPAWFHQLADGGAILTDIKVNPAAGNLVLLRKRGDISEGRFDAGRACFMDMRHPDQPDPPPAADRAGGTPVRSMTNLSAVAWEQPVPWFLTCLALGTPIDVGYLLDDDYRPVAARLSARDGSWAEIDTTDAHPHAVTQAGPTRLWDAVERTTQIWNAHDRPAWDRLGLTVTADEQRVWLDSPDGPALGHLGT
- a CDS encoding resuscitation-promoting factor; the protein is MKKRTLLRAMVIAVLAILISGSGTAIAMDKSVAITVDGERQSIRTFATTVAGALASAGFETGAHDAVAPSADSAVADGSAIVLKRGRLLTLQIDRETEEAWTQALTLGEALEELDLRVDDDEMSLPKDTPIPLEGLSVELNISKLVQIVDGAEEMVQLATNEHTVGELLEAEGLGLEDEDSVTPSLDTELENGLLIEITRTRSEEHTEEREIPFETEEEEDPELPEGETEVDQEGVPGVELVTYRVVTVNGEETEREEISAETITEPEPELVRIGTMEPEVPDLGDTEVWERLAQCESTGNWQIVSANGLYYGGLQFGLPTWNAYGGGEYATYPNEATKEQQIAVAIRLRDANGGRYNSWPHCASQLGLPQ